A portion of the Adhaeribacter radiodurans genome contains these proteins:
- a CDS encoding serine/threonine-protein kinase: MVKYRISHNISILNPSDFPEINPLSENLHGHYILLDQNKGKEFLINETVKYFIDKFSNPKTQAEVLQEVALDVQTEEKKIEQKCASFFKFLCRRKIVVPENWVEPKKEKQPLYKEGDCFDNLLVLEIISNKDYVDIYLVQNKVTATKYVVKLLNQKKISDKTKYKEELLDLEHEYQMLQKIKHIPSICQAYTFRKDSDQNAYILLEYIKGKPLSRFLKQVDTLTLHDCLTIIHNILQAFSMLHESHLIHGDIHPSNIMVNDDKSIKIIDLGFSFEVTIEADEVLKFGGVLYYMPPERINTTSLHKFSKEPDYYSDVYQIGLILYFIFYQKEPFIGFIWEEFSENIKRKEVMYPTLSIFNFRVSEQIIQIIENCLQKKPSRRYATATSLLKEFKKVALENEALIF, translated from the coding sequence ATGGTGAAGTACCGGATATCCCACAATATAAGTATCCTCAATCCTTCTGATTTTCCTGAGATAAATCCTCTGTCAGAGAATCTGCATGGACATTATATTTTGTTGGATCAAAACAAAGGGAAGGAGTTTTTAATTAATGAAACTGTTAAATATTTTATAGACAAATTTTCTAATCCTAAAACACAAGCCGAAGTCTTACAAGAAGTAGCTTTGGATGTACAAACCGAAGAAAAGAAAATAGAACAAAAATGTGCGTCCTTTTTTAAGTTTTTGTGCCGAAGGAAAATTGTGGTTCCGGAGAATTGGGTTGAACCAAAAAAAGAAAAACAACCGCTTTATAAAGAAGGAGATTGCTTTGATAATTTACTAGTTCTGGAAATTATTTCTAACAAGGATTATGTAGATATATACCTGGTCCAAAATAAAGTTACTGCCACCAAATATGTTGTAAAATTATTAAACCAGAAAAAAATATCTGATAAAACTAAATATAAAGAAGAACTTCTGGACCTGGAACATGAATATCAAATGCTCCAAAAAATTAAACATATACCTTCTATCTGCCAAGCCTATACTTTTCGAAAAGATAGTGATCAGAACGCGTATATTTTATTGGAATATATTAAAGGTAAACCATTATCTCGTTTTTTGAAGCAGGTTGATACTTTAACTCTGCACGATTGTCTTACTATTATTCATAACATCTTGCAAGCATTTTCTATGCTACATGAAAGCCATTTGATTCATGGCGATATTCACCCCTCTAACATAATGGTAAACGATGATAAAAGCATTAAGATTATTGATTTGGGATTTTCATTTGAGGTAACAATTGAGGCGGATGAAGTACTAAAATTTGGAGGGGTACTTTATTATATGCCTCCCGAACGAATCAATACTACCAGCTTGCATAAATTTTCTAAAGAGCCTGATTACTATTCTGATGTATACCAAATTGGTCTAATATTATATTTCATTTTTTACCAGAAAGAACCATTTATCGGCTTTATATGGGAAGAATTTTCGGAGAATATCAAAAGAAAGGAGGTCATGTATCCTACTCTTTCCATCTTTAATTTTCGGGTATCCGAACAGATAATTCAAATTATAGAAAATTGCTTGCAAAAGAAGCCTTCAAGGCGGTACGCAACTGCTACTTCCCTGTTAAAAGAATTTAAAAAAGTAGCCTTGGAAAATGAAGCATTAATCTTTTAA